The Neofelis nebulosa isolate mNeoNeb1 chromosome 1, mNeoNeb1.pri, whole genome shotgun sequence sequence ttcttcatctgtaacacGGAAatagtgcatttcttttttattcctttactgtGCATTTATTGAGGATTCTATGGAGTTCCTGCTTTCAGAGTCTGGTGAATGCCAGAcagatagtaaataaataaataatcagattaagtgaaaacaaaacaaggtgcTATGATAAAGGGTAACAGGGTGTAATTTAGAGAGAAAGCTTCTCTGAATACATGGCTTGTcaagaaggagccagccatgcaAAGATCTAGGGGTGGAACATTCCAGGGAGAGGAAATGGTGAATTCAGGGGCTTTGAGATGGCAATAGCTTTGTGGGCTTGAGGAACCAAAAGAAGACTAGTGTGGCTGGAGTACTGTGAGCAAGGGGACAAGTACTGTGCAAACAGGTCAGAGAGGTTGCAGGACCAGCTCACGTGAAACCTGGTAAACCACAGTAAGGAGCagttgggattttattttaaatgaacccAGACACCACCGGTGCATCTTGAGCATGAGTTGTGAGTGTACGAAAGTTTTAGTATAGCACCAGGtgtatagtaagcactcaataatgtGAGAATCCATTCTGGATATGGATTGGCCTTGGAAGGACCCCAAGGGTCTAGCGGTCCCTGttgacatgtattttctcttcccagtTGTCTGCCCAATCAGCCCAGTACTCCCAGCAGCTGAGAGCAGCCCGCAACGAGTACCTGCTTAACCTGGTGGCCACCAATGCCCACCTTGACCACTACTACCAGGAGGAATTGCCAGCCCTGCTCAAGGCCAGTCCCAGCCCAGATACCCCTGCCTCTCAGAAGAGGGTGGCAGTGTGTGGGAGGGCCTGTCCTTTCTTCCCACCACCACCAGACTAGGTGGTGCTAGGGACCTAGCCTGCTTTGAGTGGGTAGAAGATAGATCCTCTGGTTCTGGTTCTAGTTCTAGCTGACTGCATGACATTGTGCAGAACACTTAACCCCTCTGAACCCCTCATCAGGGATAACTTCTGCTCTGCCTACTTTATAGACTAATGGGGctcagaggagagaatagatgtgaaaatgctttttaaactGTTAAGGTCTATGCATACGTGAGGGCCTATTATTAGAAGCAGTAATAATGTCtcattccttccctctttccaatTCCTCATGCCCATACCAATCTAAACCTGGGCAGAGAGCCTACTTTGCAGTAGATGCTGGGGGAAGGCTAGtgtcattatctcagggttctCTCTAGGCCCTGGTCACCGAGCTCTTGGAACACTTGAGGGACCCCCTGACCTTGCTAAGCCGCACTGAGCTGGAAGCTGCAGAGATGGCCCTGGAGCATGCCCGCCATGGAGCACAGGCAACCTCCCAGGTGAGGGCTGTGCCCTTTAAGACCTCCCCAGAGATCCTCTTTACCCTGCTCTTTCAGTACAGACCACCCACTGCATTATCTGCCTTCTTTCTTCCaagaggggctggggacaggcTTAGAGAGGTAACCAGTGAGTGCCTACTTTGACCTTTTACAACCCCCCAGGTAAGCTGGGAGCAAGATTTGAAGCTTTTTCTTCAGGAGCCTGGAGTATTTTCCCCCACACCACCTCAGGAGTTTCAGCCTGCAGGGACTGATCAGGTGAGACCACTGTTCATTGGAACCAAACCACATGTAAAGGGGACTGTGGTTTAGGCCTCCTCCCTCATCATCCTTGTCCTGATAATGACTTGGTGACTGTTATGTGGCTTCAGAACTCTAGTTCACCTCCTTCCCACCAGGacacaaataaacatattttattccaCCTTTCCGGTCTTTGACTGCACTATCCTCATCGTTCTATCTCTATCCCTCAACCCAGATCCCATTTTGGggactctctgtgtctctgtgtccacagGAAGGCACACTTGTGTCTACATACATAGGTGTGTGCCCTCACCTCTTTGTCCCTGGAGGTcaggacagaaagaagaaaaaaggaggagacTGTAGTGAAGGAGCAATATCAGGTCCTCCTCACAGTACCTGTGTTCATTGTTCATGCAGGTGTGTGCCTTGGAACTGGAGGGGGACGCAGGAGGCATGGCTGGGGACAGTAGCCTGGAGAAAGAGGTTCAGCGCTGGACGAGCCGAGCTGCCCGAGACTACAAGATCCAGAACCATGGGCATcgggtgaggtggggggtgggaggggggtgtaGGTATCAtgggtgggcaggaagagctgagAGATGGGAACCCTGGAATCAATGGGAATGTCATAGGGctgcaggcaggaggggagggaaaggtaTATTAAGCCAACAGTGTGGCACAGTAGTTAAGAGCACTGGTTTTGGAGTTAGAcccacctgggttcaaatcctgctctCTTGTTTCCTAGTTATGTAACCCAGAGTGAGGGAGTGACTTAAccaacctctctggacctcagtttccttattattAGAGTGGGGTTAATAATAGTAGCCACCTCATAGggaaaattaaatgacataatacatGTGAAGCAAGTAGCAAAGTGCCATGTCCATAGTAAGTTGTCTCCCGTAGTATTTCTACCCACCCCTGTCCTCTGCCTTCCCAACCAGGTGCTGCAGCGGCTGGAGCAGAGGCGACAGCAGGCTCCAGAGCGGGAGGCTCCAGGCATAGAACAGCGGCTGCAGGAAGTGAGGGAGAGCATCCGGCGGGCACAGGTGAGATGTAGCCCTGTGGCTAGGGCCACTGAGATCCCACCCCCTTACACAACACTCTCCTCCACTGTCTCTGGATGGTGGGGAGTGAGTGGCAGGAGGTAGAAGGTGGACAAACTTGGGGAGGCTCCACCCACCTCCCAAAGGCAGGCCCAGCCATAGCCTTGATTGATCTCTCATCCTAATGCCAGGTGAGCCAGGTGAAGGGGGCTGCTCGGCTGGCCCTGCTACAAGGAGCTGGCCTAGATGTGCAGCGCTGGCTGAAACCAGCCATGACCCAGGCCCAGGATGAGGTGGAGCAGGAGCGACGGCTCAGTGAGGCCCGACTGTCCCAGAGGGACCTGTCTCCTACGGTGAGCACCCTTCGCTCCGTACCCATACACACCCAGGAAGGTAAAGGGTAGAACTCCGCAGTGGAGGGAAGaccctgtaaaatggggatcatgaCAGTACCTAAGTCAAAGAGGTTGTCGTGAGGCATGAATGAAATAAGTATAATTTTTTGCATAGTTTGTAGCATAGAGTGTCAGTGAACTTTTGTCAtgagtacagtaaaaccttggtttgcgagcataattcgttccagaaacgtgcttgtaatccaaaacacttgtatatcaaagtgaatttcaagaaccattggctcagttgtgatcatgtgacattcagcatcacataaTACTCATAtcgcaagacattgctcatttatcaagttaaaatatattagaaatatttgctcttcttgcagaacactcacagaacaagttaatCACAATCTAAGATTTTACTTGTATAGGATTGTGGTTATGAACTAAGCTCTAAGTACAGATTATAAGTGGTTCGAATACCAGCCACtctacttattagctgtgtgatcttagaaaGTGacctaacctttctgagcctcagtttcctcccaagTAAAACGAGGTTTTCAGTTACGCAAAATATCACTGGGTCATTATGGAGATAAAATGAGGTGATATACATACGACGTTTGGTGTTGTACCTGGCACAGATTAAGCACTCAGGACTAATTCTGTGGTGGTTGGTGTTACCCTGCTTGTGTTGATTTTGCTTTTGATAACATGGTGAACAGATCGGGGGGTGCCACCTTGGGGAATGATCTGCCAGTGTTCTTTAAGAATAGAGTGGAGGAGTGGGAGATGAAATGGGTGCTTGAGAGTGTGGGGCCCCCCTATGATGTCTGTTGTCTGCCCCCTCCAGGCTGAGGATGCTGAGCTCTCGGACTTTGAGGAATGTGAGGAGACAGGGGAGCTCTTTGAGGAGCCTGTCCCCACAGCCTTGGCCACtaggccccttccctgccctgcacATGTGGTGTTTGGCTATCAGGTATCAGGTGGGCATGGGGGTGGTGACCTCCGACAGGTGGGGATGGGAGACAGCCAAGTCCTGAATCCTTCCTTGTGGGGCACAGGCAGGGCGTGAGGATGAGCTGACCATCACAGAGGGCGAGTGGCTGGAGGTCATAGAAGAGGGAGATGCTGATGAATGGGTCAAGGTGGGTATGGACCTTAGATCCTGATCCTGGTtgtgggcaggtggggagggtgcAGTGGGAAGGTCTTCTCTATGGCTTGCAAGGATCCAGCCAGACAAAACTAGAAGCCTAAGGAGGAGGGCTAGGGCTATGGGCTGCTGAGGCAAGTCTGCTATCTGTTCACATTGCTGGGTGAACAGGCTCGAAACCAGCACGGCGAGGTAGGCTTTGTCCCTGAGCGGTATCTCAACTTCCCGGACCTCTCCTTCCCTGAGAGTGGCCATGACAGCGACAACCCCTCAGGGGCAGAGCCCACAGGTGAGAATGGGAAATTCTGGGTCTGGGGAGCGAGTGTTTGTGGCCCTGGGATATCATAGTCCTGAGGGCACTACCGTCCATCAACTCCCCTCAGCATCTCTCCTGGGCTTCTGCAGCTTTCCTGGCCCGTGCCCTATACAGCTACACGGGACAGAGTGCAGAGGAGCTGAGCTTCCCCGAGGGGGCACTTATCCGCCTGCTGCCCAGGGCCCAGGATGGAGTGGATGACGGCTTCTGGAGGGGAGAATTTGGGGGCCATGTTGGGGTCTTCCCCTCCCTGCTAGTGGAGGAGCTTCTTGGCCCCCCAGGGCCCCATGAACTCTCAGACCCTGAACAGGTGAGGCTTTCTTCTCCCTGGATCCCCAGACACCTCTGGGTTGACCCTCCCACTCCAGTGAGGCCCCATATTCATCTTAATGCCCCCTCCCTTCTCCGGGTTTACCTCCTATAGTGGCTTGGGTCTCCCAAAGGAGTTTGGCTGGGTAGAGAAGAAGGAAACCCAAACTGTCTTCATTAGAGTTTGATAGTCTTACTTCAGTGCTAGGTACATCTGAGTTCATTCCTACTGCATTACCTTGGGCAGTGATATAACCTCTGTGCTTTTGTCTTCACATGTAAAACAGGGTAATAATACCTGTGTCAGCAGCCCACTTGTCATGATTAGAGATAATGGAGGTAAAGCCCCTAGCACAGTGACCCACAGGAGGTTCTTTAATATATGGTACCTGTTGTTACAAGGAAAAGCCTTGGCGTGGTAATCAGGAGACCAGTTCTAGTCGGGACTTGACCACTAACTGGCTCCATGCTTTTGGATAGATAGCTTAATCTGAGTCTCACCTctaacaaagaaaacataaaaatccctACTTCATGGGATGGTGGTGAGGAATGAATTAATTAGTGTATATGAAGTGTCAGCAGAATGTCTGGGATATAGTTAAGTGTCAGTACATATTGGTTATTGAAGTGTATTATCAGCTAAGCCCCCACCTGGATATAAGCATTTGGTGGCTCTCCAAATTGAGAAGTGATGGGACAGGCATTGAAGACAAGGTGAGAGAAAAAGTTAATGAAACTTTCCCATATGCCAGGAATAACTCTGTGTGCTCCTTCTTCCCAGATGCTGCCatccccttctcctcccagctTCTCACCTCCTGTGCCCACCTGTGCCTTGGATGGAGCCCCTGCACCTGTGCTGCCTGTGGGTGAGTAGAGGGCATTGGAGGCCCTGGGAGtggaagagacaggaagaaggagcAAGGTTATACTTGACTCCTCTGCCTGCCCTCAGGAACCTCCTCCCTCAGGCTCACAGAAGCATGATGGGGAGAAGAACTTGGGCTTTGGAGGCAGGTGCATTGTTCAGACTTTGCCTGTGACTTGCCAATGTGTGGTTTCAGGAGTGATGTGTAACCTGCCTGGGCCTTTACAGAGTGAGGAGAAAGGTCCCTACTTCACTGAGTTCTTGTGAGAGTTAGAAAGATGGGCCTAgcattgtgcctggcacataacactCATGCACTTAGTAgctgttttctcatgattattaTTTGACAAATTAGCCAGCTTCTCCCAGTGTTTTCCCAGTATGCATTCTCTGCCTCTAATGTTCTTGAATCCTACAAACGTCTTAGtgtgtatcatcattttctttcttggaatgTCTACCTTTTCTAAAACCTTCTGGcacttctattttcttcatggaGCTTCCCTCCTTGATTCCAGAGATCCCTGTGAGCGTATTCTGTACCTCCTATACCTGTAGTTCACTTGGAATGGTTTAGCacttattcattttgtttgttggtttttcacTCTTAGGTTCCTGGCATGGCCATTGGGAGTGGGAGTGCTGTGAATTCCATCTTCCCCTCTCTGGTACCTTGCACAGGGCTGATTATACAGCAGGTGCCAAATAAGTGTTGAGGATGGATGTAATGATGTATTTTATGGCTCAGATTAGTGACTATTCATTAATGCAACAAATACTTAGAGAGTACCACTGTCGTAAATGCTGGAgatgcagcagtgaacaaaataaagcCTGAAGACTGACTTGTGGTTCTTGTTTGCAGACCAAGACCTGGAATGTCCTGGACCCCTGGACATGATGGCACCTCGACTCAGGCCGGTAAGGGCCCCTCCCCTGGAGGAGATTGTGTCATTCCAACTTGTCCTGTTTTGTCTAGGGGTTTGAGGAAATGGACAGGGATATCCCCAACGGACGCTTCTGGAGCACTGACTGTGTGTTCCCTACAGATGCGtccaccacctcccccaccagCTAAAGCCCCGGATCCTGGCCACCCAGATCCTCTCACCTGAAGCCAGGGGACTGCTGTCCCCCAGTGATGCTGCTGTCCCTATTTCCACGATGTCAGAGACCACCCCCTCAATGATCTGAAGTGACCAAGCCAAAAGCTGGAGTCTCCCCCATCTCTACTCTCACCTCCAGCAATAGAAActtttcttctccccctttctggggttggaactcactccccccccccccgattgtCCTCCTGTTATTTCTAGGGCTGGAACTCCCCCTTTTTCTTCTGCCACCACCCCATCTCTAAGTGGGTTAAATATCTAGAAATCTCTGGGGCTGGAACCAATTCTCCAAAGTCTTGAGTGGCTCCAGCCCATCTGTGTCTCCACCCTGACTCTGTGACCCACCCCACTCCAGATGCCATGGCCACTGGGTTTGGGGGCTGGAACAGGGGCAAGCCTGTCAAAAGGAGCTGGAGCCAGTATGCAAAACAGCTGTAATGGTCTGAGCGGATTTATTGACAGTGAATAAAGGGCACTAAGCCCAAGCCAGGGCCTGGGCCTCTTGTGCCAAGAGGGCAGGGGGCCTATGGTGCTATTGCTTTAGGGGCCCACCAAGGGCAGGGGCCTGCTCCCAGCTGCCACGCTCTAGCAAATGGAGCGAGGTGATGGGGAAGGGGTCAGGCGGCCTGTTGGCAGGCAGGGGAAGTGAAAGAGActgagggatgggggtggggagacttcTCCCGAGGTCCCCCAGACTGAGACCATGCAACTCCAGGTGGAAGTAGAGCTGGTTCCTCAGCTGAGGGCAGTGCTGTCCAGTGGAGAGGAGGGCCTTCATGCCCACCCACCCCCGGCCCTGCCAGCTGGTAGTCCATCAGTACAGTGAAGAAGGAGgcttggaggagaggaagggtaACAGTGTTGCTTCCTATTCAAGTTGTGTCTCAGCTTTTACCCAGGGGCTACAGGACCTTCCCTACCTCCTGGGGCACATGCCCACTCCCCACCACTAAACCAAAGAATGTGTAGCAAAGGCCAACCCTGGGAGTGCAGAGAGCCGATGGGCTTAGGTAGTTTAAGTAGAGAGTGGGAGGATGAGATTATCTGACTTGGGGGCCAGGCAGACTCACCTCACACACCCCCTGCTCCTCGTGGTGCAGACACCTGTGAGAGAGAAGTGGTCAACAATGGGAGAACAGGATGTGGGTCATATCAGGGCCACCTCCCCTTCAATCCAGGGTAGGAGGCAATAAGAGCTGAGCCCACCATAGCCCTGCCCATGTCTTCCTACCTGGTGATCTGTGGTGTCCAGTTTGCTTGGCTGTCCAATTGCCTCTCGACTGGCCAGTCCTGGGCTTGggcccttccctccagcccctagAACTGACTCTGCAGAGGCTCTAGGGTTGCCCTCAAGTGTACAAGGGACTAAGCTACTGTCCCTGAGTCCTCCATTCTGCACCAAGGGACTGGCGAGGGCCAGGGGCTGTGGCCTCTCAGGGGGCAGGCTCTCAATGGCAGGTGTCCCTGCCCTGGGATGCCCTCCCCCAGACCCCTGACTACCCCCTATGTCCTGCCCTCCACCAGACCCCCAGCTCCTGTCTGTGGGAGAGCCATCACGATGCTCATGTAGTCCATAGCGCTTCTCTATGTGTGTCACCCGGAAcctgggaagggagagaacaCTGGGGCTTAGGACCATAACTCAGAGGCTGCTCAGCTTCCCTTTAGCCAGGGACATCCTGGGTTTCAtggccacttccttctggcctagGGCAGGGGAGACCTCCCCCAGATGGTGGGGCATACTGTGTAGCCTGACTCCTGCTGTAGTTCACAGTCTAGGAGAACAGAGCTGGGGACCACCTTTGGAATGAGGTGCCTGATCATTGGGGCTCCCACCTCAAACTCCCTTTCCCTGGGGCTTTCTATCCCCACCTGCCCACAGAGAACACAGTGGTCTCCCCAGGCCGGGGGCGGCTCTTTCCTTCCTTGGAGCGTCCCTGACGGACAAGTGGGGGCCTCTTGTTGCGGCTACAGTGGATGCAAGGGGCAGCAGACCCCAGATGCACTGTGTGATGATGGGAGGGGGTTCCGTCCTGCAGGCTGGAGGTAGCATCCACGCTGGACAATAGGGAAGAGGGGAGCAGGAGTGACATTACCATTTCCTTTCCTGTTCCATTTGCTCCTGTCCTTTTTGCTTCTTAAAACATCAGATGCCTCACCTTCCCCAGGCCCCAACACTATTGTATTTATCTAATAAACGCAATATTAAGACGTTAGTGATCATGTGTTCTCCCTCCCAGGGTTGTTTGCTGAAAGCGGGCAATGTTTAACCCAAAAGAGTGGCACAAGGGATAAAGGTTAGGCTTGATGACGTCCAGATGGAAGTATAATTTGAAGGAACTCAGATTCCTACAAAACTTCTTTCTTCCTATAGGTTAGCCACCTTTgcgttccccccaccccaaacatgCGAAGAAAGGATTGTGCTGGAGGAGAGGGTACTCTCCAAGGCAAGCTAAGTCATGCTGGCCCTTGTTTCCAGCTCACCTGGACAGCTGCACTGTCCCTTCTCCTTCACTGTCCCCCAGCATCTCCTTCAAGGCCTCAGCATTGgctgagaggagaaggaaaagagggactCAGTGGAGGTGGAGGTCAGGGCAAGAGAAAATTGACTGGggactgggtgggggggtgggttgcGGGGCAGGGAGAGCAAAGGGCCAGACTACACCCACCTTCATTTTGGATGATGCAGCGAACAATCCTCTCTACTGTGTCCTCATTCATGTCATCGTCCTCAGCTGAAGCATGAGAGGTTGGCAAGGAAGCAGGAAATGAGTCAGCTTTGCGTGGACATTACCTGGTGGCTTCTGTGGCTTATTGCCCAAGATCTATCCTTTTGTTTGCCATCATGCTGCATGTTAGCATATCAGGGGTCAGGGCAGTAAAGATGGGAAAGGTAAGTGGGAGCCCAAGACTACCAACAGTGAGCCCTTCCCACCCATCCTGCCTTTTCTAGCCTTGCTTTCAGGATGGTGTCATCCCACTTGCAGACTCAAGAAAGCATCATTAAGCCTCCCTGAAGGCATGGTAAGGGTTTGGCCTGGGTCTCTTGGCCAGGAAGGCAGAAAGAGGTGTGGGGTGAAGGGTATGGGAGAAAGGTGACTGAGCCAGGTTCTAGGCTCCTCACTCACGGGGCTGGAGCTGGGCATCGTCAGGCTCCGAGCCCCTCGACGTGCGGCAGCGGTAGCCCTTCTTCTTGAGCACGTGGCAGATCATGAAGCCTACGAGGCCCATGAGGAAGAAGACCAGCACAAGCAGGAAGAGCATGTACAGCCCATGTTGGGGCGGTTCCAGGTCAGGCTGTGGTTCCGACATGAGGCCCTGGGGGGCGAGCGCGGGCCAGGGCGCCTCCTGGGGTTAGGGGGCTGCAGCTAGGGACTGGGGGAGGGATAGGAATTCGGTCCTCAGGATCCGAAACTGACAAGCCTCGGAGGTCCGGCCCCACCCCCCTACCCAACCAAGGAGCTGTCCGTGTCAGGGGTGCTGGTCCGGGGCCGGGGTGCCAGACGGCGGATGCGCAAGCCCTCTTCCGCGACCCTGATCCTGCTTCCCCGACGCCCAGAGCGTTCCCCTTTCCAGCTTGTCCTGCGCTTCCGTCCCTCCCAAGGACACTGCAGAGCGAGATGGGACGGAATTCTCAGGCGGTCGGCTTAAGAATCGCGCCTGAGTCAGCGTCCGCACCTCCTCCGCGCTGGCCTGAGCCAGGcctctgcagccccctcccctgcgGGTATTCCGCACAATGCCACCCCTTTGGGTTCCTCCCATCCAGGCCACCTGGCCCACTCGGTACCGGTGGTTTGGTTCTGGCTCCGGCTCCAGCTCGGGTTCCTGCTCCAGGGGCGTCCTAGTCCGGCTCAGGGCCCCCGACGCCCTCCCGGCGCTCATCCCttgcttcctccccctccccccttcgcCGCCT is a genomic window containing:
- the FCHSD1 gene encoding F-BAR and double SH3 domains protein 1 translates to MQPPPRKVKPAQEVKLRFLEQLSILQTRQQREADLLEDIRSYSKQRAAIEREYGQALQKLAGPFLKREGHRSGEMDSRMVFGAWRCLLDATVAGGQARLQASDRYRDLAGGTGRSAKEQVLRKGAENLQRAQAEVLQSVRELSRSRKLYGQRERVWALAQEKAADVQARLNRSDHGLFHTRTSLQKLSTKLSAQSAQYSQQLRAARNEYLLNLVATNAHLDHYYQEELPALLKALVTELLEHLRDPLTLLSRTELEAAEMALEHARHGAQATSQVSWEQDLKLFLQEPGVFSPTPPQEFQPAGTDQVCALELEGDAGGMAGDSSLEKEVQRWTSRAARDYKIQNHGHRVLQRLEQRRQQAPEREAPGIEQRLQEVRESIRRAQVSQVKGAARLALLQGAGLDVQRWLKPAMTQAQDEVEQERRLSEARLSQRDLSPTAEDAELSDFEECEETGELFEEPVPTALATRPLPCPAHVVFGYQAGREDELTITEGEWLEVIEEGDADEWVKARNQHGEVGFVPERYLNFPDLSFPESGHDSDNPSGAEPTAFLARALYSYTGQSAEELSFPEGALIRLLPRAQDGVDDGFWRGEFGGHVGVFPSLLVEELLGPPGPHELSDPEQMLPSPSPPSFSPPVPTCALDGAPAPVLPVDQDLECPGPLDMMAPRLRPMRPPPPPPAKAPDPGHPDPLT
- the RELL2 gene encoding RELT-like protein 2 isoform X2 yields the protein MSEPQPDLEPPQHGLYMLFLLVLVFFLMGLVGFMICHVLKKKGYRCRTSRGSEPDDAQLQPPEDDDMNEDTVERIVRCIIQNEANAEALKEMLGDSEGEGTVQLSSVDATSSLQDGTPSHHHTVHLGSAAPCIHCSRNKRPPLVRQGRSKEGKSRPRPGETTVFSVGRFRVTHIEKRYGLHEHRDGSPTDRSWGSGGGQDIGGSQGSGGGHPRAGTPAIESLPPERPQPLALASPLVQNGGLRDSSLVPCTLEGNPRASAESVLGAGGKGPSPGLASREAIGQPSKLDTTDHQVSAPRGAGGV
- the RELL2 gene encoding RELT-like protein 2 isoform X1, producing the protein MSEPQPDLEPPQHGLYMLFLLVLVFFLMGLVGFMICHVLKKKGYRCRTSRGSEPDDAQLQPPEDDDMNEDTVERIVRCIIQNEANAEALKEMLGDSEGEGTVQLSSVDATSSLQDGTPSHHHTVHLGSAAPCIHCSRNKRPPLVRQGRSKEGKSRPRPGETTVFSVGRFRVTHIEKRYGLHEHRDGSPTDRSWGSGGGQDIGGSQGSGGGHPRAGTPAIESLPPERPQPLALASPLVQNGGLRDSSLVPCTLEGNPRASAESVLGAGGKGPSPGLASREAIGQPSKLDTTDHQVGRHGQGYGGLSSYCLLPWIEGEVALI
- the RELL2 gene encoding RELT-like protein 2 isoform X3, with the translated sequence MNEDTVERIVRCIIQNEANAEALKEMLGDSEGEGTVQLSSVDATSSLQDGTPSHHHTVHLGSAAPCIHCSRNKRPPLVRQGRSKEGKSRPRPGETTVFSVGRFRVTHIEKRYGLHEHRDGSPTDRSWGSGGGQDIGGSQGSGGGHPRAGTPAIESLPPERPQPLALASPLVQNGGLRDSSLVPCTLEGNPRASAESVLGAGGKGPSPGLASREAIGQPSKLDTTDHQVGRHGQGYGGLSSYCLLPWIEGEVALI